Proteins encoded by one window of Chitinophagales bacterium:
- a CDS encoding Npt1/Npt2 family nucleotide transporter, with the protein MVQTFIKKLFDIRDGELKVALLMQGYVFFIIATLLIIKPLVNSIFISELGAENLPFGFLLVAITAVISSYFYSRSTEQFSLLHIIRFTIVFSIVSLIILGALLHLGLIKGWILYMFYTGVAIYAVLATSQFWVLANLAFNVREAKRLFGFIGAGAITGGIFGGYLTTILAPFIGNENLVFVAAFFLAPCFPLLSKIWKIKVSALNTFKKKKRTATSNENPFKLIKGSKHLTYLAIIIGVGVITAKLVDYEFSYIAAQHYTDSDELTSFFGFWLSSFNVASLLLQLFLTRRIVGVWGVGFSLILLPVLIFLGGLLFLVFPELWVVILLKATDASLKQSVNKSAIELIALPLPLQLKKKTKSFIDVVVDSIATGIAGCILIFLIKGLDVPPSYIMVLIVILTFTWAYFVFKVRKEYFLSFRKNLEVIVPVPIKKRKTETPKESFIEGMRNVFENGQDREILYMLSKAQEVNDKRLVGPISELLSHPSHKIKAEALRNLYFLNADSIYTEVISFLNTKDDELVMATLEYLLLHSNTDESIVFDSYLDHPDEYISGAALLCLAKESQDNIVLKEKYNLFDRIEKKKLEIALLPEELQLKEQIELLQIIGDADYKKGYDTILDALNSKENDVLQQQAIIAAGNTLNDLFVNPLLEKLVIKSQREIAIKALTNYGKAMLNVLFKKLMADEIQESVKKFIPKTMAAFNTQAAVEIIFESFKHAVDLSVRLECVTQLCILKEKNKSLEFNERQVAKLILEECKLYDNTINAMHTQIIVHYLRRKRLKMNLPDEEMKARESLMELLERRLENGLQRIFKLLELRYSQKDVRMAYQGILSEEQEKRTNAIEFLDILLNPDLKNALIPIVEASILDITSVEVIEAISKNKTTEFECFQNILNGKDGRLKLAVLYLINKMGDPKYTSLVVPFLHHKDEGIRDFAVKAMQSISKSA; encoded by the coding sequence ATGGTACAAACCTTCATAAAGAAATTATTCGACATTAGGGATGGAGAGTTGAAAGTAGCCTTACTGATGCAGGGATATGTTTTTTTTATCATTGCCACTCTACTGATCATCAAACCTTTAGTTAATTCAATATTTATTTCTGAGTTAGGTGCAGAAAATCTTCCTTTTGGATTTTTATTAGTAGCCATTACTGCTGTCATAAGCTCTTACTTTTATTCACGATCCACTGAGCAATTTTCGTTATTACATATTATTCGATTTACCATTGTTTTTAGTATTGTATCCCTAATTATTTTAGGAGCATTATTGCATTTAGGTCTCATCAAAGGATGGATTTTATACATGTTTTATACAGGTGTCGCTATATATGCAGTTTTGGCTACATCACAATTTTGGGTGTTAGCAAATCTCGCTTTTAATGTAAGAGAAGCCAAGCGGTTATTCGGTTTTATTGGTGCTGGCGCCATTACAGGTGGTATTTTTGGAGGCTATCTCACCACTATTTTAGCACCCTTTATAGGCAATGAAAATCTTGTATTTGTTGCAGCTTTCTTTTTAGCCCCCTGTTTCCCATTACTCTCTAAGATTTGGAAAATAAAAGTAAGTGCTCTTAATACTTTTAAAAAGAAAAAAAGAACTGCCACTTCAAATGAAAATCCTTTTAAACTCATTAAAGGCTCAAAGCACCTCACTTATCTTGCAATTATTATTGGAGTTGGTGTAATTACAGCGAAGTTAGTAGATTACGAATTTAGCTATATCGCAGCACAACACTACACAGATAGTGATGAGTTAACTTCTTTCTTTGGGTTCTGGTTGTCTTCATTTAACGTAGCTTCTTTGTTGCTTCAACTTTTCCTAACCCGAAGAATTGTTGGTGTTTGGGGTGTTGGCTTTTCATTAATATTATTACCCGTTTTGATATTTTTAGGGGGCTTGTTATTTTTAGTCTTTCCGGAACTTTGGGTAGTCATACTCCTCAAAGCCACAGATGCTAGTTTAAAACAATCTGTAAATAAATCTGCCATTGAATTGATTGCATTGCCATTGCCTTTACAACTTAAAAAGAAAACAAAATCTTTTATTGATGTTGTAGTTGATAGTATTGCAACGGGAATTGCAGGTTGTATTCTTATCTTTTTAATAAAAGGCCTGGATGTGCCCCCTTCATACATCATGGTGCTTATTGTAATACTCACCTTCACATGGGCATATTTTGTTTTCAAAGTACGTAAAGAATACTTTCTTTCCTTTAGAAAAAATCTTGAAGTTATTGTACCTGTTCCTATAAAAAAGAGAAAAACAGAAACACCCAAGGAGTCTTTTATAGAGGGAATGCGGAATGTTTTTGAAAATGGTCAAGATCGAGAAATACTATATATGTTAAGTAAAGCACAGGAGGTAAATGATAAGCGTTTAGTTGGACCAATTTCTGAACTCTTAAGCCATCCTTCGCATAAAATCAAGGCTGAAGCCTTACGTAATCTATATTTCTTAAATGCAGATAGCATCTATACGGAAGTGATATCCTTTTTAAACACAAAAGATGATGAACTTGTTATGGCAACGCTAGAGTATTTACTTTTACACTCAAACACAGACGAAAGTATTGTATTTGATAGCTATTTAGATCATCCTGATGAATATATTTCAGGCGCTGCACTTTTATGTTTAGCCAAAGAATCTCAGGATAATATTGTACTCAAAGAAAAGTACAACCTATTTGACCGTATTGAAAAAAAGAAATTAGAAATCGCCTTACTGCCAGAAGAACTTCAACTCAAAGAACAAATTGAACTTTTACAAATTATAGGTGATGCTGACTATAAAAAAGGTTACGATACTATTCTTGATGCTTTAAATAGTAAAGAAAATGATGTATTACAACAACAAGCTATCATAGCTGCTGGAAATACGCTCAATGACTTATTTGTTAATCCTTTATTGGAAAAGTTAGTCATTAAAAGCCAAAGGGAAATAGCGATAAAGGCACTTACAAATTATGGGAAAGCTATGCTTAATGTACTTTTCAAAAAACTTATGGCTGACGAAATTCAGGAGTCTGTCAAGAAGTTTATTCCCAAAACTATGGCTGCTTTTAACACCCAAGCAGCTGTGGAAATCATTTTTGAAAGCTTTAAGCATGCTGTAGACTTATCCGTTCGTTTGGAGTGTGTGACTCAACTTTGTATTCTAAAAGAAAAAAATAAAAGTTTAGAATTTAACGAAAGACAAGTGGCCAAGCTTATTCTTGAAGAATGCAAGCTTTATGACAACACAATTAATGCAATGCATACCCAAATCATTGTTCATTATTTAAGGCGTAAGCGGCTAAAAATGAATTTGCCAGATGAAGAAATGAAAGCAAGAGAAAGCTTAATGGAATTGCTGGAAAGGAGATTAGAAAATGGATTACAACGCATTTTTAAACTGTTGGAATTGCGCTACTCTCAAAAAGATGTGCGCATGGCCTACCAAGGCATTCTTAGTGAAGAGCAAGAAAAGAGAACAAATGCTATTGAGTTTTTAGATATTTTGCTTAATCCAGATTTAAAAAATGCGCTTATCCCTATAGTTGAAGCCAGCATACTAGATATTACTTCAGTTGAGGTAATAGAAGCGATAAGCAAAAACAAAACAACTGAATTTGAATGTTTTCAAAATATCCTCAATGGGAAAGATGGACGTCTAAAATTAGCTGTCCTTTACCTCATTAATAAAATGGGAGACCCAAAATATACTAGCCTTGTTGTTCCCTTTCTACATCATAAAGATGAAGGAATAAGAGATTTTGCAGTAAAGGCTATGCAGTCTATTTCAAAATCAGCTTAA